One stretch of Clavibacter californiensis DNA includes these proteins:
- a CDS encoding amino acid permease, protein MASAPQLHKSLTQRQLTMIAIGGVIGAGLFVGSGVVINGAGPGAFLTYAISGVLIILVMRMLGEMATANPSTGSFADYARHALGGWAGFSMGWLYWYFWVIVVGFEAVAGAKALTYWFDAPLWLLSLGLMALMTATNLISVGAFGEFEYWFAGIKVAAIILFLGLGTMYVLGFWPGRTMDFSNLVVHGGFFPNGVGAIFSSVVVVIFSMVGAEIATIAAAESKDPAKAIRKSTNSVILRISLFFVGSLFLLAVILPWDSTELGASPFVSAFDRMGIPFAGDVMNAVVLTAVLSCLNSGLYTASRMLFVLAARREAPARLVKVTERGVPRAAILLSSVVGFLCVIAAAVSPDTVFLFLLNSSGAIILFVYLLIAISQIVLRRRSGSTGLVVRMWLFPGLSIVTVAGIVAVLVQMALDPEIRPQLVLSLVAWAIVLGLYVVTRVRGGSVDPEGGHTSETIHVPAMSASAEPHPQPPVDSSAGERR, encoded by the coding sequence ATGGCATCCGCGCCCCAGCTGCACAAGAGCCTCACGCAGAGGCAGCTCACCATGATCGCGATCGGCGGCGTGATCGGCGCCGGCCTGTTCGTGGGATCCGGGGTGGTGATCAACGGCGCGGGGCCCGGCGCGTTCCTCACCTACGCGATCTCCGGCGTGCTGATCATCCTGGTGATGCGGATGCTCGGCGAGATGGCGACCGCGAACCCCAGCACCGGATCCTTCGCCGACTACGCCCGGCACGCCCTCGGCGGCTGGGCCGGCTTCTCGATGGGCTGGCTCTACTGGTACTTCTGGGTCATCGTCGTCGGATTCGAGGCGGTCGCCGGCGCGAAGGCGCTCACCTACTGGTTCGACGCGCCGCTGTGGCTCCTCTCCCTCGGCCTCATGGCGCTGATGACCGCCACCAACCTCATCTCCGTCGGCGCGTTCGGCGAGTTCGAGTACTGGTTCGCGGGGATCAAGGTGGCGGCGATCATCCTGTTCCTGGGTCTCGGCACCATGTACGTGCTCGGCTTCTGGCCGGGGCGCACGATGGACTTCTCGAACCTCGTCGTGCACGGCGGCTTCTTCCCGAACGGCGTCGGCGCGATCTTCTCCTCGGTCGTCGTCGTGATCTTCTCCATGGTCGGCGCGGAGATCGCCACCATCGCGGCCGCGGAGTCGAAGGACCCCGCGAAGGCCATCCGGAAGTCGACCAACTCCGTGATCCTCCGCATCTCGCTCTTCTTCGTCGGCTCGCTGTTCCTGCTCGCCGTGATCCTGCCCTGGGACTCCACGGAGCTCGGCGCCTCACCGTTCGTGAGCGCATTCGACCGCATGGGCATCCCCTTCGCGGGAGATGTGATGAACGCCGTCGTCCTCACCGCCGTGCTCTCGTGCCTGAATTCCGGCCTCTACACGGCGAGCCGCATGCTCTTCGTGCTCGCCGCCCGGCGCGAAGCTCCCGCACGTCTCGTGAAGGTGACCGAGCGCGGGGTGCCGCGCGCGGCGATCCTGCTGTCGTCGGTCGTCGGCTTCCTCTGCGTGATCGCGGCGGCCGTCTCCCCCGACACCGTCTTCCTGTTCCTGCTCAACTCCTCCGGCGCGATCATCCTGTTCGTCTACCTGCTCATCGCGATCTCGCAGATCGTGCTCCGCCGCCGCAGCGGATCCACCGGGCTCGTCGTGCGGATGTGGCTGTTCCCCGGCCTCTCGATCGTCACGGTCGCGGGGATCGTCGCGGTGCTCGTGCAGATGGCGCTGGATCCGGAGATCCGCCCTCAGCTCGTGCTGAGCCTCGTGGCGTGGGCGATCGTGCTCGGGCTGTACGTGGTGACGAGGGTGCGGGGCGGGTCGGTGGATCCGGAAGGAGGTCACACGTCTGAGACCATCCACGTTCCAGCTATGTCAGCATCAGCCGAACCGCACCCTCAGCCGCCCGTGGACTCTTCGGCAGGCGAGAGGCGCTAG
- a CDS encoding histidine phosphatase family protein: protein MATVILVRHGRTTANATGILAGRTPGVDLDDTGRDQADRAGDRLAAVPLAAVVSSPLQRCWETAQRILERQSGKPAQPVDPDLTECDYGDWQGRPLSELATEELWKTVQSHPSAVVFPGGESMAGMQARAVAAIRRHDAAIEAEHGPGAVWVAVSHGDIIKSILADAYGMHLDLFQRIDVGPASISIVRYGAGRPTVHATNTDAGDLSWLAAAVGSGDAPVGGGAGHATP from the coding sequence ATGGCGACAGTGATCCTCGTGCGGCACGGACGGACGACAGCGAACGCGACCGGGATCCTGGCGGGGCGCACCCCCGGCGTCGACCTCGACGACACCGGACGCGACCAGGCCGACCGCGCTGGCGACCGGCTGGCAGCTGTCCCGCTGGCGGCCGTCGTGTCCAGCCCGCTGCAGCGCTGCTGGGAGACCGCGCAGCGGATCCTCGAGCGGCAGTCGGGGAAGCCGGCCCAGCCCGTCGACCCCGACCTCACCGAGTGCGACTACGGCGACTGGCAGGGCCGCCCCCTCAGCGAGCTCGCCACCGAGGAGCTCTGGAAGACCGTCCAGTCGCACCCGTCCGCCGTCGTCTTCCCCGGCGGCGAGTCCATGGCCGGGATGCAGGCGCGCGCGGTCGCCGCGATCCGCCGCCACGACGCCGCCATCGAGGCGGAGCACGGACCGGGCGCCGTGTGGGTCGCGGTCAGCCACGGCGACATCATCAAGTCGATCCTCGCCGACGCGTACGGCATGCACCTCGACCTGTTCCAGCGCATCGACGTGGGCCCGGCGTCGATCTCCATCGTGCGCTACGGCGCCGGCCGGCCGACCGTGCACGCGACGAACACCGACGCGGGCGACCTCTCCTGGCTGGCCGCGGCCGTCGGATCCGGTGACGCTCCCGTGGGCGGCGGCGCCGGGCACGCGACGCCGTGA
- a CDS encoding DUF3090 domain-containing protein, translating to MPTRALEFDWPDRAVVGTIGLPGARTFYFQVRSGPQLVTIALEKQQSALLAEKIDEILDQLVTVEGNPFSIPESTPPELVDNDPLEDVDERWRTGAMGLGWDPSMAQVVIEAYPLAEDDDSDDFDLPSVDDDVDADDTEMLVVRMPVGAARAFAKRTHEIVGAGRPICAVCGYPIDPDGHIHTFPDE from the coding sequence ATGCCCACACGAGCCCTCGAATTCGACTGGCCGGACCGGGCCGTGGTCGGCACCATCGGCCTCCCGGGCGCGCGGACCTTCTACTTCCAGGTGCGCTCCGGCCCGCAGCTGGTGACCATCGCCCTCGAGAAGCAGCAGTCCGCGCTGCTCGCCGAGAAGATCGACGAGATCCTCGACCAGCTCGTCACCGTCGAGGGCAACCCGTTCAGCATCCCCGAGAGCACGCCCCCGGAGCTGGTGGACAACGACCCGCTCGAGGATGTCGACGAGCGCTGGCGCACCGGTGCGATGGGCCTCGGCTGGGATCCGTCGATGGCCCAGGTGGTCATCGAGGCGTACCCCCTCGCGGAGGACGACGACAGCGACGACTTCGACCTGCCGAGCGTCGACGACGACGTGGACGCGGACGACACCGAGATGCTCGTCGTGCGGATGCCCGTGGGTGCGGCCCGCGCGTTCGCGAAGCGCACCCATGAGATCGTGGGCGCCGGCCGCCCGATCTGCGCGGTGTGCGGCTACCCCATCGACCCCGACGGGCACATCCACACCTTCCCCGACGAATGA
- a CDS encoding SCO1664 family protein: MPETDPLAGELIVTGRIRTASNATFLGTIGDVAVVYKPIRGENPLWDFPDAVLAHREVAAYLVSEALGWGVVPRTWLRDGPSGEGMVQLWQDEDPDQDAVDLVPAAEIPETGYRTVLGGEDEEGNTVALIHEDTPALRRMAVFDVIVNNADRKGFHVLAMPDGHRFGVDHGLTFHEEHKLRTVLWGWVGDPLTAEELEGVDRVLAGLDGELGRELAELVTAEEVAALAERCARLRGEARFPAPAGQSSAVPWPLF; this comes from the coding sequence ATGCCGGAGACGGACCCGCTGGCCGGCGAGCTGATCGTCACCGGCCGCATCCGCACCGCGTCGAACGCGACGTTCCTCGGGACGATCGGCGACGTGGCCGTCGTCTACAAGCCGATCCGCGGCGAGAACCCGCTGTGGGACTTCCCCGACGCGGTGCTCGCGCACCGCGAGGTCGCCGCGTACCTCGTCTCCGAGGCGCTCGGCTGGGGCGTCGTGCCGCGCACGTGGCTCCGCGACGGCCCCTCGGGCGAGGGCATGGTCCAGCTCTGGCAGGACGAGGATCCCGACCAGGACGCCGTCGACCTGGTCCCCGCGGCCGAGATCCCGGAGACCGGCTACCGGACGGTCCTCGGCGGCGAGGACGAGGAGGGCAACACGGTCGCCCTCATCCACGAGGACACCCCGGCGCTGCGCCGCATGGCCGTCTTCGACGTGATCGTCAACAACGCCGACCGCAAGGGCTTCCACGTGCTCGCCATGCCCGACGGCCACCGCTTCGGCGTCGACCACGGCCTCACCTTCCACGAGGAGCACAAGCTGCGCACGGTGCTGTGGGGGTGGGTCGGGGATCCGCTCACCGCCGAGGAGCTCGAGGGCGTGGATCGGGTGCTCGCGGGGCTGGATGGGGAGTTGGGGCGGGAGCTGGCGGAGCTGGTCACGGCGGAGGAGGTCGCGGCGCTGGCGGAGCGGTGCGCGCGGTTGCGCGGCGAGGCCCGGTTCCCGGCTCCTGCTGGACAGTCGTCGGCAGTCCCCTGGCCGCTGTTCTGA
- a CDS encoding HigA family addiction module antitoxin translates to MSNSSTTTEGGRIDPVHPGEILMEDFIEAFGITQNKLAVSIGVPPRRINEIVHGKRGITADTAIRLARYFGTSDELWMNLQSNYELRLERRALHDRIAEIVPLRVA, encoded by the coding sequence ATGTCGAACTCGTCGACTACCACTGAGGGGGGTCGGATCGACCCGGTCCACCCGGGCGAGATCCTGATGGAGGACTTCATCGAGGCCTTCGGGATCACGCAGAACAAGCTCGCGGTATCGATCGGCGTGCCGCCGCGGCGCATCAACGAGATCGTGCACGGCAAGCGCGGCATCACGGCCGACACGGCCATCCGGCTTGCGCGGTACTTCGGCACCTCGGACGAGCTCTGGATGAACCTGCAGAGCAACTACGAGCTACGGCTCGAGCGGCGGGCCCTGCACGACAGGATCGCCGAGATCGTGCCCCTGCGCGTCGCCTGA
- a CDS encoding type II toxin-antitoxin system RelE/ParE family toxin has product MIRSFGSKRTERIWDQQYVKGVDRNVQRAVLRKLELINAAVDVEDLRIPPGNRLERLVGDRRGQHSIRVNDQWRLCFIWREGGAEDVELVDYH; this is encoded by the coding sequence GTGATCAGGTCGTTCGGCAGCAAGCGGACCGAGCGCATCTGGGATCAGCAGTACGTCAAGGGCGTGGACCGGAACGTCCAGAGGGCGGTCCTCCGGAAGCTCGAGCTGATCAATGCCGCGGTGGATGTCGAGGATCTGCGCATCCCGCCGGGCAACCGGCTCGAGCGGCTGGTCGGGGATCGCCGCGGTCAGCACAGCATCCGGGTGAACGACCAGTGGCGGCTCTGCTTCATCTGGCGAGAGGGAGGTGCAGAGGATGTCGAACTCGTCGACTACCACTGA
- the ychF gene encoding redox-regulated ATPase YchF, with product MALTIAIVGLPNVGKSTLFNALTKNQVLAANYPFATIEPNVGVVNLPDPRLEVLAGLFGSEKILPAPVSFVDIAGIVRGASEGEGLGNQFLANIREADAIAQVVRGFEDEDVVHVDGRVDAASDMETINTELFLADLQTLERAEPRYEKELKTKRIEPIVLETAKAAREWLDSGKPLSASKIDLEPVRELGLLTAKPFIYVFNVDEQVLGDKGRLDELAALVAPAQAVFLDAKIESELIELDPEDAAEMLASTGQEESGLDQLARIGFETLGLQTYLTAGPKETRAWTIGKGWKAPQAAGVIHTDFEKGFIKAEVISYDDLVETGSIAEARSKGKARIEGKEYVMQDGDVVEFRFNN from the coding sequence GTGGCTCTCACTATCGCGATCGTCGGTCTCCCCAACGTCGGCAAGTCGACGCTCTTCAACGCCCTGACCAAGAACCAGGTGCTCGCCGCGAACTACCCGTTCGCGACGATCGAGCCGAACGTGGGCGTGGTGAACCTCCCGGACCCGCGCCTGGAGGTGCTCGCCGGCCTCTTCGGCTCCGAGAAGATCCTCCCGGCGCCCGTCTCCTTCGTCGACATCGCGGGCATCGTCCGCGGCGCGAGCGAGGGCGAGGGCCTCGGCAACCAGTTCCTCGCGAACATCCGCGAGGCCGACGCGATCGCGCAGGTCGTCCGCGGCTTCGAGGACGAGGACGTCGTGCACGTCGACGGCCGCGTCGACGCCGCGAGCGACATGGAGACCATCAACACCGAGCTGTTCCTCGCCGACCTGCAGACCCTCGAGCGCGCTGAGCCGCGCTACGAGAAGGAGCTGAAGACGAAGCGCATCGAGCCGATCGTGCTCGAGACGGCGAAGGCGGCGCGCGAGTGGCTCGACTCGGGCAAGCCGCTGTCGGCGTCGAAGATCGACCTGGAGCCCGTCCGCGAGCTCGGCCTGCTGACGGCCAAGCCCTTCATCTACGTCTTCAACGTCGACGAGCAGGTGCTCGGCGACAAGGGTCGCCTCGACGAGCTGGCCGCCCTGGTGGCGCCCGCGCAGGCCGTGTTCCTCGACGCGAAGATCGAGTCGGAGCTCATCGAGCTCGACCCCGAGGACGCCGCCGAGATGCTCGCCAGCACCGGCCAGGAGGAGTCGGGCCTCGACCAGCTCGCCCGCATCGGCTTCGAGACCCTCGGCCTGCAGACCTACCTGACGGCGGGCCCCAAGGAGACGCGCGCCTGGACCATCGGCAAGGGTTGGAAGGCCCCGCAGGCGGCCGGCGTGATCCACACCGACTTCGAGAAGGGCTTCATCAAGGCCGAGGTCATCTCCTACGACGACCTGGTCGAGACGGGCTCCATCGCCGAGGCGCGCTCCAAGGGCAAGGCCCGCATCGAGGGCAAGGAGTACGTCATGCAGGACGGCGACGTGGTGGAGTTCCGCTTCAACAACTGA
- a CDS encoding 3'-5' exonuclease — MPLDFTAIDFETANNSSASACSVGLVKVRDGVVVETASWLIRPPAGHDTFSVWNTRIHGIVEDDVAGADGWADQLPRLMAFAGDDHLVAHNARFDMGVIQGACKATALIPPPYSYLCSLQVARRTYALDSYRLPVAARAAGFEDFSHHEALADARACAAIVVHAASRHGAASVTGLAEAAGVGLGRIGAPRTQTVTRASAAATPPIDWA; from the coding sequence ATGCCGTTGGACTTCACCGCGATCGACTTCGAGACCGCCAACAACTCGTCGGCGAGCGCGTGCTCGGTGGGTCTCGTGAAGGTCCGCGACGGCGTCGTGGTCGAGACCGCGTCCTGGCTAATCCGACCGCCGGCGGGGCACGACACCTTCTCGGTCTGGAACACGCGGATCCACGGCATCGTCGAGGACGACGTCGCCGGCGCCGACGGCTGGGCCGACCAGCTGCCGCGCCTCATGGCCTTCGCGGGCGACGACCACCTCGTCGCCCACAACGCGCGCTTCGACATGGGCGTGATCCAGGGCGCGTGCAAGGCCACCGCGCTCATCCCGCCGCCGTACTCCTACCTCTGCAGCCTCCAGGTCGCGCGCCGCACGTACGCGCTCGACTCCTACCGACTGCCGGTCGCCGCGCGGGCCGCGGGCTTCGAGGACTTCTCGCACCACGAGGCGCTGGCGGACGCGCGGGCGTGCGCCGCCATCGTCGTGCACGCCGCCAGCCGCCACGGGGCCGCATCCGTCACCGGGCTGGCGGAGGCCGCGGGCGTGGGCCTCGGCCGCATCGGCGCGCCGCGCACGCAGACCGTCACGCGCGCCTCGGCCGCCGCGACGCCGCCCATCGACTGGGCCTGA
- a CDS encoding DNA recombination protein RmuC, producing MDPVIALLVGLVIGLAVGAVVGLAVSRARSGVDAPGSAGEAARLAAAEATVTALREQLDRTERLAEEQVAQTTAQYAERAQTQDALHRERLDAQESHLREQIGQQEDRIAELQTRLREIQRAEVARTEEDGRVLTALSPVAESLKQVQAKVHELEEQRRQQHGELSEQLRSATEAEERLRATAETLASALRSNSTRGVWGETQLRSVVEAAGLIHRVDFDVQTSVSTAQGVGRPDMVVHLPGGKHIAVDAKAPFTAYLEASAIPASATGPEGARRDALMKQHVQAVRDHITALGSRAYWEGLDASPELVIAFIPSESLVSSALEADPSIMEFAFSRRVALSSPVTLWSVLKTVAFSWQQEVLTEDAKQLFDLSRELHARLATSGEHIAKLGRSLTGAVGDYNRVVGSLERQVLPTARRLTRLDESKVIGTLEPLEATTRELTADEFTRPPAPVAGTPAG from the coding sequence ATGGATCCCGTCATCGCCCTGCTCGTCGGCCTCGTCATCGGCCTGGCCGTGGGCGCGGTGGTGGGGCTCGCCGTGTCCCGCGCCCGCTCCGGGGTGGATGCACCGGGCAGCGCAGGCGAGGCCGCGCGCCTCGCCGCCGCGGAGGCCACGGTCACCGCTTTGCGCGAGCAGCTGGATCGCACGGAGCGGCTCGCCGAGGAGCAGGTCGCCCAGACCACCGCGCAGTACGCCGAGCGCGCCCAGACGCAGGACGCGCTGCACCGCGAGCGGCTCGACGCGCAGGAGTCGCACCTCCGCGAGCAGATCGGCCAGCAGGAGGACCGCATCGCGGAGCTGCAGACCCGGCTGCGCGAGATCCAGCGCGCCGAGGTCGCGCGCACCGAGGAGGACGGCCGTGTGCTCACCGCGCTCAGCCCGGTCGCCGAGAGCCTCAAGCAGGTGCAGGCGAAGGTGCACGAGCTCGAGGAGCAGCGGCGCCAGCAGCACGGCGAGCTGAGCGAGCAGCTCCGGAGCGCCACCGAGGCGGAGGAGCGGCTGCGCGCCACGGCCGAGACGCTCGCGTCCGCGCTCCGCTCCAACAGCACGCGCGGCGTGTGGGGCGAGACGCAGCTGCGGAGCGTCGTCGAGGCGGCGGGACTGATCCACCGGGTCGACTTCGACGTGCAGACCTCGGTCTCCACCGCGCAGGGCGTCGGCCGGCCGGACATGGTCGTGCACCTGCCCGGCGGCAAGCACATCGCGGTGGATGCGAAGGCGCCCTTCACCGCCTACCTCGAGGCGAGCGCCATCCCGGCCTCCGCGACCGGACCCGAGGGCGCGCGCCGCGACGCGCTCATGAAGCAGCACGTGCAGGCCGTGCGCGACCACATCACGGCGCTCGGCAGCCGCGCGTACTGGGAGGGGCTCGACGCGAGCCCCGAGCTGGTCATCGCGTTCATCCCGAGCGAGTCGCTCGTCTCGTCGGCGCTCGAGGCGGATCCGAGCATCATGGAGTTCGCGTTCTCCCGCCGCGTCGCCCTCTCCTCCCCCGTCACGCTGTGGTCGGTGCTCAAGACCGTCGCGTTCAGCTGGCAGCAGGAGGTGCTCACTGAAGACGCGAAGCAGCTCTTCGACCTCAGCCGCGAGCTGCACGCGCGCCTCGCCACGAGCGGCGAGCACATCGCCAAGCTCGGCCGCTCGCTCACGGGCGCGGTGGGCGACTACAACCGCGTCGTCGGATCCCTGGAGCGCCAGGTCCTCCCCACCGCCCGACGCCTCACCCGGCTCGACGAGTCCAAGGTCATCGGCACGCTGGAGCCGCTGGAGGCCACCACCCGCGAGCTCACCGCGGACGAGTTCACCCGCCCGCCCGCCCCGGTCGCTGGCACCCCCGCTGGGTAG